In the Salvia miltiorrhiza cultivar Shanhuang (shh) chromosome 8, IMPLAD_Smil_shh, whole genome shotgun sequence genome, tggctactttatcagagacgtcacatctcctgtccctcaagagagccgtttccaccaaacaaggaacctcgaagattgaagcctcagcccaaattcgaattgctctccaacggaagaaatcttgaagacgttctccaccaacggatctattcaagacctctccaataaatagcactcgaggatcaactccaatcttcactgattcaacgacctaagctgaagctctgccgaaattgctactcagtccaaagcttaatctccctaaagcttgaatcaaagaagagaatttcaaagccaaaaccagtcactactgattacacacattctcttagaccttaggcatatatctgtttaccagAAGTCCAGGTCAAAACTTgttccaaagaacttgttctttgaagtctagttggcaagtttttcaaacctcctttcgtaaGAAAGAaaccgagtgtttgagtgaaaaggagttcaggaaggtactctgactccgtgagatcctagtgcaaggtcgtgctaggagtgagaaatccgacgcgagtgaagcgtgggtactgaagtaaggtctcttcagtgaaacggctgtgtgcacccggcaagcacacggttctgtttgcagtgcaccagttaagcacttgcggagtggattgttggtttgatcaacagaccgtggatgtaggaaagtgtttttcgaaccacgtaaaactctttgtgttatttacagctttcagtctttacattcttatctgtgttcttactgttgataaactgaatactgaataactgcaaagagaaacctaagactaacaacgtgctcaaccgaggctattacgaaacaagtttatttccgctgcgtgtgatatcagtctgactgatctatcatctgataatcaggaagacttatatcatctctgttttagcaaactcgactgaagcccttacgtggatcagttaagttccagtaacttaactgataactccttactgaagagttttcagtatcagtcgccaaccctgtttggtcaaaactgttttcagttaacaggcgttatagtttgcgtgtaaagtttcgttttcaTCTCATTCTTGAGATCTCTCTATTTTAAGaggaaattgtaaaaatagcccataggtgtattcccccccatacacctattcgagaacctccggacctaacaaaacTGCTTTCATAAAAAATAAGCAAGTAAGAGAAGGTCCCTTAGCAGAACTAACTAGACATCAAATATTGGCTGAGATAGAGCGATTGAGGATAAAAAAGGTCACTGAATTATTAACAGTACCGAAAATTAGACTGTGTATATCTAAACGTCAAAGATCATACTAGTCTGGTTGGAGAAaaaaagcatattttgggattTGTCCTATTGGCGTTCACTACTTATTCAACATAATCTCGATGTTATGCATATTGAGAAAAATTTGTTTGATAATATATTCAACACTATCATGGATGCTAGAGGCAAAACAAAAGACACTAGCAAATCCCGCgaagaattaatttttttttttgtcgcaTGCCTGAGTTACAAGGCAACAATGCTACTGGTAAGTATCCAAAGGTTGTTTATATGCTTGATAATGATGACAAAAGGATTCTTTTGAAGTGGATTGAAGAACTCCGATTTCCCGATGGATATGTTTCAAATTTGGGGAGATATGTGAATTTGAGCACTCTACAAATGTTTGGAATGAAGAGCCATGATTGTCATGTGATGATGCAGCGAATATTGCATATTGCCTTCAAAGAACTTCTTCCGATTAATGTGTGGAAGACAATAACAGATTTgtgtctattttttttaaagaattggCATCACCAAATCTTCAAGTTGACAATCTTTGGTAAATGCATCAAAATATTCCAGTAATTCTCTGCAAACTAGAACACATATCCCAACCCCAGTTTCTTTGACTCAATGGAACATCTTCCAGTCCATTTGGCATATGAAGCATTGTTGGCAGGGCCAGTTCAGTATAGATGGATGTATGCGTTTAAGAGGTACTTAGGAAAGTTGAAAAAAACTGTTAAAAACAAAGCAAAGGTCGAAGGATCAATCACAAATGCATATCTTGTTGAAGAAGCTTCTGCATTTTGTTCCTATTATTTTGAAGGTCATATTCAAAGTAAACAACGAAATATTCCAAGAAACTTTGTTGGTGCATCATCTAGTGGTATCGAAGATCACCCACATATGTTGTCTATTTTCAAGAATATTGGTAGAATATTTGGGAAGAATTCGTCAAGGTTTTTGCAAAAAGAAGAGTATGACGCTGCACATTTGTACGTCCTTAACAATTGCCTAGAGGTTACAAACACGTACACTGGGTTGTTCTTTGattaaatcaaatataaattcCCAAGGATCACAACCAATCAGCACCAGATCAAGATTGATACTGAGTTTCTCAATTGGTTCAAATCTTATGTaagaattttattaaaagtttcacataattatttatatgtaaattttctttttattgacACTTTACTTGTATTAGGTTGGAGATCCAAACAATGAAATTGACAACATATACTCGTGTCATCTGTCGTTGGGGCCATTACAAAGGGTGACATGCTATAAAGGTTTTTTATGTCAATGGATTTAAATTTCACACAGTGGAATACAGGTCGAGAAATAAAACTGACAACAATGGAATTTGTGTAAAGGGTTCGGTGTTAGGTGGAGTTCAACAAGATTATTATGGGCGTTTGTTGGAGGTTGTAATTTTGGAGTATCCTGGGCTACCAATCAAAAACCCACTCTGTTCAAGCTAAGTGTCAATGGTTTGACCCTTATCCAACTTTGACGTTTGTGGATCGAGAATTTAAGTTGGTTTCCATCAACCAAACTCATTTATATactcctccgtcccaatattgttggccacatttcctttttagtttgtcccactattattggctactttctaaaagaaggaaaaattagtatttaattaaattcacttAATTAAAATCAGGCtatctaattaaacttaaaccctacacacacaaacacaaccACTCAGCCGCCTCCCCTCCCCACCCAACACAGTCtctcccccttctctcttcttctccggcggatGACACCAGCGCCGGCCGCCGCCCCGTCCCGCCGCCTCTTGCCCTTTGACCTCTCCcttatctctcttttctctGGTCCCCGATTTATCTCCCCTCTCTCGTTTTCTCTAGTTTGGGTTCATTGagtttggagatggctttggaGAACACGATTGTTCTATGTTTTGCTCGAATCGGAGGGCCGCGAGGGCGGCGCGGGTTTGCTCTTCGCCGCATGGCTTTTGATGGGCGCCGAAGCTTGCATGTGTGTGCGGATTTGGGGGCTAGGGATTTTGATAGCGCCGATTTATCTCCCCTTCTTCCCCTCTCTGTACATATTTTATGTCAGATCCATGGTGGCCGGAAATCGAAAGAGTCGGTAGTTAGAGTTTGGGGAAGAAGCTAGGGTTCAGGTGGCGACTCATTTTCCCTCACTGCGGCGGCGACCCTTTTCCCCTCACTGCGGCGGCGACTCCTTTCCCCTCTCGCCGTTGTCGTTGTTTCCAGGCGGTGGTTTGGCGGCGGCTCTGGATTGGGGTTTGAGGGCGGTGGTGGTGCTCCTGAATTTGGTCATTTGGATCATGTTTTTTATTATTAcaattttccttttcttttcgtTTTCTTGTTCTGGCTTGGGAAAGTACAAAAGGGATGTGGATTCCATTCAAAGAGAGGGGGAGAATTTGGGGGTGGTTCGCCGGTCGCTGATCACCGGCCGCCGGAGAGTTTCCAGCAGATTTGTGGTGGTTGTTGGGAGATTTGCTAATTAAGCAATTAAGATAAACAAAAAgtcatttaaaaatttaaaccactcaattaaaacataacattcaatttcttaatctccgtgccgaaaagaatgtggccaacaatattgggacggagggagtaataaatatgaCCCATTTGTCCTAACACCACAAGCTATTCAAGTTTCTTACTGCACATACCCAAGTGGAAATGTGACTAGGTGAAACTGGTTGGCAGCTTGCAAAGTGAAGGCAAGACCGCGAGCAATGAAACAACTTCAATGACTTCTTTGCCTTTCCAAGAGAAGTTATTTACTCAAGTACATCATACAATAATAGATGATGATCAAATTCCCATTCATCATGATGGTGGTTTGGTAGACATGGTAGAGGAAGATGAATGATTGAGTAATTTTATCGTCAAGAATATAATTTCCCTAATCTCACTCTTTCAATGGAATAAGAATCACGTAAAATTGGAAGGTTTTTTAATTTCCTTTCCGTTATTCTATCATTGCTactaattatttgatttttcactTCACATGTATAGTTATAATTCTGTCCCCAAGGAGACACCAAACGGTGAGACcttctgtgtgtgaacagtgaggtcccgagtTCAAACCTCACtgttccccctccccaactcccccaagtcaaaaaaaaaatgtatagttATATTTCGCCCAAAGAAATGACTCAAAAAGTACATGAGAATGATCGTTTATATGTGTTTTCTCTTTTGCAACTATAACTCTATTATCAGCATTTAATAACTTCCATACTATAATACTATTATATAGTAAATGTATGTTAGTAGTGATCATGTCATTTCTGCACCTAACCAaatgaaatattataaatttagtACTATAcagaattaaataaatgtataatACTCTTGTTAGTAGTGATCATGTCATTGCATACAAaagtgcatatatatataattaatcaaaagaATTATCCATACAGCAGAGAAACTTTTGGAATCAAAAGTCTCTCCCAACAATTGCATACTTGTATTTATTCAAGTACGTACGCACGCACTCCTCGTGTATAATAACGCAAAAATTAACACAAACCTCAATAGCCAAAAACATGAAGGTGACGTCCGCCGCCCTCCTCCGCAAGGGGCGGCTGTCGCCGTACCTCTTCACCTTACTGGCCTTTATTCTGTTCGTGACGATCCTCTACAGCGTAGACTTCAGCTGCATCATCGGCGGCCAATTCGAGGACTACGGCCCGTACCGGAGCCTGTCGTTGGCAACAAGTGAGCTGTTTCGACTTATCGTGTTTTGAGTCTGGCTTTTAGTGCTAATATATGAGTGATGCATTTTTTTGGTGTTCAGAGAAGAAGGGAGAAAAGCTAGCCTTCGCGGTGGAAGAGGCGGAGAGCGGCTGCGACGTCTTCAGCGGGCGGTGGGTGTGGGACGAGCGCCGCCCGCTGTACGAGGAGTCCGACTGTCCGTACATCCAGCCGCAGCTGACGTGTCGGGAACAAGGCCGCCCCGACACCAACTACCAGCACTGGCGATGGCAGCCTCACGCCTGCTCTCTTCCAAGGTTTTAttctctctttatatatatgtgtttaaaaatttatgtatccAATTAATTGTGGTTGATCAAACACGACAGTTTCAACGCGACATTAGTGCTAGAAAGTCTGCGAGGCAAGAGAATGATGTTCGTGGGCGACTCTTTGAACTGGGGGCAGTTCGTCTCCATGGTCTGCCTTGTTCACAAGCTTCTACCCGATCACGCCAAATCCATGACCACCAACGGTTCGCTCACGGTTTTCACGGCCAAGGTATATTAATCAATTTGCATATGCACATTATATCAAACAAATCGAATAGCTTCAGCTTCATTGGTTTTGCAGGATTACAATGCAACAATTGAATTCTACTGGGCGCCGTTTCTCATGGAGTCCAACTCCGACAATCCAATCGTGCACAGAATAAGCGACAGGTTGGTGCGGAAGGGCTCCATCAACAAGCACGGCAAGCACTGGAAAGGAGTCGATATAATGGTGTTCAATACGTATCTTTGGTGGATGAGGGGGCCTAAGTTCAAGATACTGTAAGTCAAAATCGTCTtggatttcaaaaaaaaaaaaaaagtaagtaatttatatttttgtgattGAACAGACAAGGAAGCTTTGACGATGTAGACAAAGACATAGCGGAGGTGCCAACGGAGGAAGCTTATCGAATGGCGATGAAAAGCATGGTGCGGTGGGCCAAGAAAAACATGGATCCCAGCAAGACGAGAGTCTTCTTCACGAGCATGTCGCCTATACATGCAAAGTCAGTGGAAAATCATGACACGATGAGCCATTGAATAATAGTATAACATTGTTGTCTGATGCAAGATATTGAATCTAATATTTTACAGGAGCGGCGATTGGGGAGGGGATGGAAAGGGAAACTGCTACAATGAGACaaatatgattgaggatgcaaaCTACTGGGGTTCAGACTGTCGGAAGAATGTGATGAACGTGATAGGGGAAGTGTTTAGGAAGTCGAGGTATCCGATCACGTTCCTCAACATCACGCAGCTCTCGAGCTACAGAAAGGATGCACACACCTCCATTTACAAGAAGCAGTGGGGCCCTTTAACGCCCGAGCAGCTGGCCAATCCGGTGAGCTATGCGGATTGTGTGCATTGGTGTTTGCCTGGCCTTCAAGATACTTGGAATGAACTTCTTTTTGCTAAACTTTTCTACCCATGATTCTTTCATTGTCCAAAATCAATGGATGATTTCAGGGATTTTTGTGTAACTCTAAGCAAAAAAGCCAATTTGTATATTGATATTCTTGGACTCGgaaagaaattatttattcTATAATTCATAGTCCTCAAACTAAGGGAAATTTTTTCGTTGTCAAATTAAATTCTCTCTATTTTTTGTTACAATTTTGAGAATTGGAAACATCAATCTTGGGAAAACTATatttaaagcaaaataaattatatcctacATGGCGCCGTACAATCGccccattctaattttcctcaattctcattcattcttattt is a window encoding:
- the LOC131002012 gene encoding protein trichome birefringence-like 33; this encodes MKVTSAALLRKGRLSPYLFTLLAFILFVTILYSVDFSCIIGGQFEDYGPYRSLSLATKKKGEKLAFAVEEAESGCDVFSGRWVWDERRPLYEESDCPYIQPQLTCREQGRPDTNYQHWRWQPHACSLPSFNATLVLESLRGKRMMFVGDSLNWGQFVSMVCLVHKLLPDHAKSMTTNGSLTVFTAKDYNATIEFYWAPFLMESNSDNPIVHRISDRLVRKGSINKHGKHWKGVDIMVFNTYLWWMRGPKFKILQGSFDDVDKDIAEVPTEEAYRMAMKSMVRWAKKNMDPSKTRVFFTSMSPIHAKSGDWGGDGKGNCYNETNMIEDANYWGSDCRKNVMNVIGEVFRKSRYPITFLNITQLSSYRKDAHTSIYKKQWGPLTPEQLANPVSYADCVHWCLPGLQDTWNELLFAKLFYP